A window of Zingiber officinale cultivar Zhangliang chromosome 5A, Zo_v1.1, whole genome shotgun sequence contains these coding sequences:
- the LOC121979397 gene encoding uncharacterized protein LOC121979397: MGSCHSCDAAAAVAPANATTAIVVVLPDGGLREYQRPVTAGGVLGKDGVRFFLCDADDMEIEASAPEVRAAEELRLGQLYFVLPRATLRRPLQAEDLAALAVKASESLARRCGKGEEVAASPALPAVETGGGKRRGGRGRGRSRFVPDLSAVPE; this comes from the coding sequence ATGGGGAGTTGTCACTCGTGCGATGCCGCGGCGGCGGTTGCGCCCGCCAACGCTACGACAGCGATTGTAGTGGTTCTCCCCGACGGCGGCCTCCGCGAGTACCAGCGGCCGGTGACGGCGGGCGGCGTTCTCGGCAAGGACGGCGTGCGGTTCTTCCTGTGCGACGCGGATGACATGGAGATCGAGGCGTCGGCGCCGGAGGTGCGCGCGGCGGAGGAGCTGAGACTGGGGCAGCTCTACTTCGTGCTCCCGCGGGCGACGCTGAGGCGTCCGCTCCAGGCGGAGGACCTCGCGGCGCTGGCGGTGAAGGCGAGCGAGTCGCTGGCGCGGCGGTGCGGCAAAGGGGAAGAAGTAGCGGCGTCGCCGGCGCTACCGGCGGTGGAAACCGGCGGAGGGAAGAGGAGGGGAGGGCGTGGTAGAGGGCGGAGTAGGTTCGTGCCGGACCTGAGCGCCGTTCCGGAGTAA